The DNA sequence GGGAGTTGGGTGGTGCCCCATCTCCCCTGTTTTCTTGACTGAACCTGATACGTCTCAGCCGGGTCGATGGGACACCGGCTGCATATGACGCTTACCGGCTTATTCTGCGGCTTCCGCTTTCGGAGCCACGGATACGAACACGCGGCCGTTGGCCTTCGTGCGGAAGTTTACATTGCCTGCGGTCAGCGCAAAAATCGTGTGGTCCTTGCCGATGCCGACGTTGGCGCCCGGATGCCACTGCGTGCCGCGCTGGCGCAGAATAATGTTGCCTGGAATGACGGCTTCGCCGCCGAACTTCTTCACGCCAAGGCGCTTGGATTCGGAATCGCGACCGTTACGCGAGGAACCGCCAGCTTTTTTGTGTGCCATTGGAGTTCTCCTTTAAACCTTGTTTCCCGTGTCGCGCCGAT is a window from the Agrobacterium tumefaciens genome containing:
- the rpmA gene encoding 50S ribosomal protein L27, giving the protein MAHKKAGGSSRNGRDSESKRLGVKKFGGEAVIPGNIILRQRGTQWHPGANVGIGKDHTIFALTAGNVNFRTKANGRVFVSVAPKAEAAE